Within the Candidatus Woesearchaeota archaeon genome, the region TAAGATGTGCAGAGACACCAAGCTGTTCAAGAGACTTCGCGTCGTTATGTCCTTCTACGATGATTTTTTTCCGGGTAGTTCGTAGCTTTTCAAGAAATAAGGCTAACTCATTTCGTGTTGTCTTCATGACGCAACGTAAAGAAGAGGTGCCGTTATTAAAAGAATGCGCTCTTCTTGAATTATGGGCGTTATGTTTATCATTTTTTGGGACGTTTTCAAGAGATTTCTTCCTATCTTGTGCTGCTTATGCGGAGGTATAGACAAGGACGTTCAAGAAGGATCTTACAATCGCTCTATTTAAACGATTTTCTAAACACTTCTTCTAAACACTTCTTCTAAACACTTCTTCTAAATACATCTTCTAAACACATATATACCTTAACATCTTCTGCTCTGCCATGGGATCAAAGTATAAGGATATGGACAAAAGCACGGTTATTCTGTACTACAAACGTCCCGAGATTCAAGAAGCAATAGCATCATTTGCCCAAAACAAGGAAGTTGTGGGAAGTTTTGGGGGAAAAGGCTATGCAAAACGCCCCGATATCTTACAATTTCCTAGTGATGTGTTCTCACAAGTACAAAGAGGGATCACCTCCTTTCACATGTCTGAAGAAACCTGGCTTAACCCCTTGCTTCTTGAGCCAGGAATGAAACGAGCAGACCAAGACGATCTACGAATAGGGTGGGATCTTATTTTAGATATTGATTCAAAACTCTTTGACTGTTCTCAATTCGCTGCAGATCTCATTGTTCAAGCACTTAGATACCACGCTATTACTTCAGTGACAGTTAAGTTCTCAGGAAATCATGGCTTTCACATAGCTGTTCCTTTTGAAGCTTTTCCTCAAATTGTTGATGGAACACCCACAAAAAACTTGTTCCCAGAAGGACCCAAAAAAATTGCAGAATATCTCAATGACATGATTAAAGAACACCTAAAAAAGAAAATTCTTGAAAAGTACTCCGTTGCTCAGCTTTGCAATCTTCTACAGCTAAAAAAAGAAGATGTTGAACTTCGCGGAGAGTTCAACCCGTTCTCAATAGTTGATATTGACACTATTCTCATCTCTTCGCGCCATCTGTTCAGAATGCCATACTCTCTTAATGAGAAATCAGGGCTGGTATCCATTCCAGTTGATCCCTCAAAGATATTATCATTTAACCGCGAAGATGCGCGCCCTGAAAACGTGCGTGTTGAAGTGCCGTTTCTTAATAGATCTCAAGCAAAATTTGATGAGGCTAAAAAACTCTTCATCGCAGCGTTTGACTTTGTAGCACCACAACAAACAATCCTCGTAGAATCGTCGGAGAAAACATCTTCTGTGGATTTTGAACAATTACAAAACAAAGTGCCCGAAGAATTATTCCCTCCTTGCATCAAAACAATTTTAAGAGGAATTCCTGACGGGAAAAAAAGAGCGTTGTTCATCCTTGTCAATTTTTTGCGCTCATGCGGTTGGACATATGAAGACATTGAGGAGCGCTTACTCGAGTGGAATACTCTCAATCCCGAACCCTTGCGAGAAGTCCAACTAAAAGGACACATACGGTATCATCGCCAGTCAAAAAAAGCGGTTCTTCCTCCCAATTGCGATAACAAGGCATACTACAAAGACCTTGGCTTTTGTACTCCTGATAATTTCTGCTCGAGGATAAAAAACCCCGCAACGTATGCGAGAAAGAAAAGCTTCTTAATAGAACAACACGCTTCAAAACAAAAGAAAAATCAAAAAAAGGATTTGAAAAAAGAGCAGAAACAACAAGGATCATCAGATCAACAAGATCATTCAAGCCTTTCAACAAAAATTCAAGAGTCCCAGGAAGTAACTCATGAGTCAAAAACGAAGACAAAAACAAATGAATCGCAGTGATCTCCATTCACGCGATCTTCTCAAGGAATTTCGCATCGCATATGGCTTCTTGCTTTTCCTTGTGTTTTTTGCACCAATAATCCTTCAAATCTTCGCATTACTCTTCCATCACGTTCTTTGGTACACGGTAATCTTTGAGAGACTCCACATTCTAGCGTTTATTCTGTTTGGTTTATTTTTTCTCATGGACGAGGAGAGGTTGTTGCCAAATTATGTGCGATGCAAGGACAGAAAAAAAGAAGCACTGATGTTTGGGTTTCTAAGCATAACGTTCCTTGTACAGTACTATGTGTGGCGTTATGGTTACGCAACGAGTCAGGAAAATTGGTTCTACTCGTTTACCGGCTCGTCCATAACCTACTCTTTTTTCATTTTCTTTATTTCCATTGCGATGTTAGGAATTTCTTTTTGGCAAAAGACGGTAAAAAACGAGTGGAAGAAACTCGTAGCGCTTGCAGGATTTGTGATCGTCTATCGTTTCATCAAAGTGTTCTTCACAAAGAACTGGCAATATTTCTCAAATATGGTTAATCAAATCGCAGTCAAATTTCTCTCCCTTTTTTATGATGCCGCGGCGAGTTCGGGGCATGAAACACCTTTACTGCGCGTAAATGATTTCTCTGTTATTATTGCAAGGGATTGTTCAGGAATAGAATCTGCAACACTCTTCCTCTTTCTTTTTGCAATTGTTCTTTTTTTTGATGACTCTTTACGAAAGGATGCAAAGACCTTCACACTACTCGCAGTAGGGGTTGCAGGCGCGTTCATTCTTACAGCGATACGAGTTATTATCCTAAGCATTATCGGCGTTGAGTTTAGCGCCGATTTCGCAGTGACGAGTTTTCATGCAAACATTGGTTGGGTGCTCTTTGTTTTCTACGTATTTGCTTATTACGCACTGCTTAAGAAGTACTGTGCGCGCGGAGAATAAGCGGATATTGGTGAGAGATATTCGTAGAACTCGTGTTTTTGGGTGTTTTGGGAAAATAGGGTGTGGGTTGGGTGTGTTGCGAGCGTGGTTTTTTCATCAGTTTTCGTAACGGGTGTGCAAAAAGAGGCAGTAACTACAAGCAAACAGTGCGCCAAATAGGAATCTTTATAAATACTTCAATTGATTTCGAAGTCAAACTCAATAAGCCACTAAAACCAGAAAAAAAGAGTTTTAGTGAAGAAAACCACAAAAAAAGCCTGAAAAGAGCGTTTTCAGAGTAAATCTTGGAAAAGATTCTGAAAAATCCCCAAAAACGCTCAGGAATAGGCGGGGGAGACGTATCCAACTCTTTCTCAGGCGTTTAACAATACTATGCCAAAAGCACATAAACCACGTTCAGGAAGTATGCAATTCTGGCCAAGAGTCAGAGCTAAAAGACCCTATGCTCGTGTACGCACGTTTGTAAAAGCATCAGAGGCGAAACTTCTTGGTTTTCCTGGATACAAGGCGGGAATGACCCATTGCATAATCACGGAAAATCGAAAACACTCACCTAACAAAGGATCTGATGTTGCAGTTCCAGCAACCATTATTGAATGCCCTCCTGTCCGTATTGCAGGCGTGAGAACCTACAAACGAGCATATCTAGGACTTCGCGCAAAAGATACTGTAATGGCAAAACAAAGCAAAGAAATCACAAGAAAACTTCCCGTTCAGAAAAAAGAACACGCCCTTGATAAGATCAACCTCGAAGAAATCGAGGAAATTCGCGCAATCGTTGAGACTCAGCCAAAACTCACAGGAATTGGAAAGAAAAAACCTGAAGTCTTTGAAATGGCTGTTGGTGGCTCCAAAGAAGATCAATTTAACTTTCTCAAAGAACACTTCGGAAAAGAAGTGTCTGTAGCAGATGTTCTTGGAGAAGGCCAACAAGTTGATGTGTTCGCAATCACCAAAGGAAAGGGATACCAAGGCCCTGTCAAGCGATTCGGAATCGGATTACGCGCAAAAAAATCAGAGAAAACTAAACGTGGTCCAGGATCTCTTGGAGGATGGAAAGGTCACGCTCACTTTATGTATAGAATCGCTCACGCAGGTCAGATGGGATACCACCAACGTGTTGATTACAATAAACAAATCCTCAAAATCTCTTCGGATCCTCAAGAAGTAAATCCCAAAGGAGGTCTTGTTAATTTCGGTCTTGTCAAGAACACCTATGTTCTTGTAAGAGGTTCCGTTCCCGGACCAAAAAAAAGGCTCTTACGACTTGAGCCTGCTCGAAGACCTAATCCTAAAATAGAGGATCAAACCCCCACAATCCAAAGCATTAGTACACGCTCACAACAAAGAAGATAATCACGACAATGAAAGTAAAAATACTCGGACTTGATGGAAAAGAGAAAGGCGAAAAACAGCTTCCAAACCATTTTAGTGAAGCTGTTCGTCAAGATCTCATCAAACGAGCAGTAGAAGCAATTCAAGCAAACAGAAGACAGCCCTACGGCGCGCATCCCGAAGCAGGAAAACGCCAAAAAGGAAAACTCTCTCGCAGACGTCACAATTACAAAACATCCTACGGTATCGGAATTTCAAGAGTTCCGCGTAAGATCATGTCTCATAGAGGCTCAAGATTCAACTGGGTCGGAGCAGTAGCTCCAGGAACCGTTGGAGGTAGAAGAGCACACCCACCAAAAGCACAAAAAATCTGGAGCAAGAAAATAAACCTTAAAGAAAAACGCAAAGCAATAAGATCCGCTCTTGCTGCATCATTAAACAAAAAACTTGTTGAACAAAGAGGTCATAAAGTTCCAGAAAACTTCCCCTTCATTGTCGATTCCGCTCTTGAAGAAGTTCAAAAAACAAAAGAGCTACAAGAAGTATTCAAAGCGCTTGGTCTCGACAAAGATCTACAAAGAACAAAGAAGACCAAAAACAGAGCAGGTGTAGCAGCGCTTCGAGGAAGAAAAACCCGAAGAGCAAAAGGACCTCTTGTTGTGGTTTCAAAAGAGTGTGCAGCTCTAAAAACAGCAAGAAACATCCCGGGTGTTGACGTGGTTACTATTGATAAGGTAAATTGCGAACTCCTTGCACCTGGAGCAGATGTTGGTCGCCTTACCCTGTACACTGAGGGCGCAGTAGATGCTCTTGAAAACCTCTTCGTGGAGGTCAAAAAATGAGTGACATAAACCCTTACGAAATCCTCAACTTTCCCAAAACCACAGAAAAAGCAATTCGCATCATGGACTCTGAGAACAAACTCGTTTTCAGTGTTAAAAGGACGGCAAAGAAACCAGAAATTAAAAAAGCCGTTGAAACTGCGTTCAAAGTGAAAGTTGAACGCGTACGAACGCTTATCACCCCTCAAGGAGAGAAAAAAGCGTACATCACACTAACAAAAGACACACCAGCAATGGACCTCGCGTCAGATCTGGGAATAATGTAAAATGGGTAAAAATCTCATCCAACAAGCAAGAGGAAAAGGCTCACCACGTTACAGAGCGCCAAGTTTCAAGTACCGTGGAGAGGCAAAACATCCCTTAAGAAGTAAGGAGCTTGTTGAAGGAACCATCATTGACCTTGTTCACTGTAGAGGACACTCAGCAGTGCTTGCAGCATGCGAGTACGATAACGGAGAGTATAGATATGCAATTGCACCAGAGGGTGTGCGCGTTGGTGATACTGTTCAAGTTGGAAGCGGAGCCGAACTCAAAGAAGGTAACGTCCTTCCTCTAGGAGAGCTTCCAGAAGGATCTCTTGTTTGCAACATTGAAGGTGTGCCTGGAGATGGAGGAAAATTTGTACGTGCCTCAGGAACTTTTGCAAGAGTAGGATCTCAGCTCAAAGACAAAGTAGTCGTGATCCTTCCTTCAAAGAAACGTAAAATCTTCCACAAAAACTGCCGAGCAATGCTAGGAATTGTTTCAGGTGGTGGACGAACAGAAAAGCCACTACTCAAAGCAGGAAAGGCACATTTCAAAGCAAAAGCAAAGAACCAACTCTACCCTGTTGTTTCAGGTAATGCTCAAAACGCAGTTGATCACCCATTTGGAAACAAACGCTCATCACGTAAATCAAAAGCAACACCAACATCAAGAAACGCACCTCCGGGTCGTAAGGTTGGTATGATCGCAGCACGCATCACAGGTCAAAAAACAGGACGATCCTCAGGACGAAGACCGCCCAAAGGAAGTCGCGGAAAGAAAAAGCCTGAAAATAAGAAAGGAAAATCAGCGTTAGGTAAGAAGTAAAGATGGCAAAAAAAGAATTCACCTACAGAGGAATGACACTTGAACAACTCAAAGAACTTCCATTAACAGAGCTTGCAAAGCACCTCGACGCTGCTGCAAGAAGAAAAATTAAAAGAGGATTCACAGAGCAAGAAGTTACTCTGCTAAAAAACCTTGAATCAAGCTCCAAAAAAGTCAAAACTCACCAAAGACAGATGATCATCCTGCCTTCAATGGTAGGAAAAGTAATCGGTGTGTACACAGGAAAAGAGTTCAAAGATGTTGAAATCCAACCCGAAATGATTGGAAAAAGACTCGGGGAATTCGCACTTACTAGAAAAAAACCAACCCATGTGAAAACAGGGGTACAAACAAAACCTAAGAAATAATGGCAGGATACAGCTTTAGCGGATACGAGAAAGAAAAGCACGCACGTGCAAGTGCAAGAGACGTTTCAATCTCAACAAAAGATGCGATTGAAATCGCAGCTTTCCTAAGAAAGAAACCTCTTGCAAAGGCAAAAACAACACTTGAACGTGTACTCGCATTCGAACAAGCAATTCCTTACAAGAGATTCACTAATGGAATCGGCCACAGAAAGGGCCAAATCGGAGCTGGAAGATACCCTCAAAAAGCGGCAAAAGCATTCCTCGAAGTGCTCAAATCAGTAGAGTCCAACGCACAAGACAAAGGACTCGACACGCAAAAACTCAACATCATACACATTAACGCACATCAAGCATCAAGACCAGTACACTACGGAAGACATAGTGGACGCGAGATGAAAAGAACCCATATTGAAGTGGTGGTAGGAGAAGCACAATGATTGAACGACAAATAGTAGGAGCAAATGTCAAAGAATTTCGTATAAGAGAATTTATCGAATCCTCTCTACGAAATCTAGGACTATCAGATGCAAAGCTCCAAAAAACACCACTTGGCGAGAAAATCATCATTTACGCATCACGCCCCGGACTCATCGTAGGAAGAGGTGGGGAAAACATCAAAAGGTTAACCAAAGAACTCAAAGAAAACTTCGACCTTGAAAATCCACAGATTGAAATCGCAGAGGTTGAAAATCCCGATCTCGACGCGGCAGTAGTTGCGGAAAAAATCGCAAACTCCCTTGAAAAATTCGGCTCTCAAAGGTTTAAAGGGATTGGTTATAGAGTAATGACAGATTCCATGAACGCAGGAGCTATGGGAATTGAAATCCTTATCTCAGGAAAGATTCCCTCAAGCAGGGCAAAAACCTGGAGGTTCTACATGGGATACCTCAAAAAATCAGGGGATATTGCACTTACCGGCGTTGACACACATTACTCCGAAGCACATCTCAAAACAGGAACAGTAGGCATTCAAGTAAGAATAATGCCTCCATCAGTAGTCCTTCCGGACAAAATTGAAATCTTTGATGAACCACAAATAATCATTGAAGATGTTTCCGAAAAAGAATCAACAAAAAAAGCCTCTAAGAAAACAGTAAAAAAAGCTAAGAAAAAAACCGCAGAGAAAAAAGCAAAAACCAAAGAGGAATCCAAGAAAAAGGAAACCGCTAAGAACAAAAAGAGCGATGAAATCGAGGCGAAAAACACTCAGGACTCCGTAGAGTCCAAAGAAACCGTTGAAAAAGAACCATCCTCTTCAGAAGAATCACAAAAAGAATCACAAGAAACAAAAAAATCAGAAGAATCTTCCGAACAACCAGAAGGTTCCAAATCATCCGAATCATCTGAATCATCCGATTCAAAAGAGAGCAATGACTCTCAAGAGCAACAAGAGGCAAATGCTGAACAATGAACGCAAAAGAACTTGCACAACTCAAAAACGAAGAGCTTGAAAGCAAACTCAAAGAACTTCGAGCAGAGCTTATGAAAACGCAGACTCAAATAGCGAC harbors:
- a CDS encoding 50S ribosomal protein L3, with product MPKAHKPRSGSMQFWPRVRAKRPYARVRTFVKASEAKLLGFPGYKAGMTHCIITENRKHSPNKGSDVAVPATIIECPPVRIAGVRTYKRAYLGLRAKDTVMAKQSKEITRKLPVQKKEHALDKINLEEIEEIRAIVETQPKLTGIGKKKPEVFEMAVGGSKEDQFNFLKEHFGKEVSVADVLGEGQQVDVFAITKGKGYQGPVKRFGIGLRAKKSEKTKRGPGSLGGWKGHAHFMYRIAHAGQMGYHQRVDYNKQILKISSDPQEVNPKGGLVNFGLVKNTYVLVRGSVPGPKKRLLRLEPARRPNPKIEDQTPTIQSISTRSQQRR
- a CDS encoding 30S ribosomal protein S3, with the protein product MIERQIVGANVKEFRIREFIESSLRNLGLSDAKLQKTPLGEKIIIYASRPGLIVGRGGENIKRLTKELKENFDLENPQIEIAEVENPDLDAAVVAEKIANSLEKFGSQRFKGIGYRVMTDSMNAGAMGIEILISGKIPSSRAKTWRFYMGYLKKSGDIALTGVDTHYSEAHLKTGTVGIQVRIMPPSVVLPDKIEIFDEPQIIIEDVSEKESTKKASKKTVKKAKKKTAEKKAKTKEESKKKETAKNKKSDEIEAKNTQDSVESKETVEKEPSSSEESQKESQETKKSEESSEQPEGSKSSESSESSDSKESNDSQEQQEANAEQ
- the rpsS gene encoding 30S ribosomal protein S19 translates to MAKKEFTYRGMTLEQLKELPLTELAKHLDAAARRKIKRGFTEQEVTLLKNLESSSKKVKTHQRQMIILPSMVGKVIGVYTGKEFKDVEIQPEMIGKRLGEFALTRKKPTHVKTGVQTKPKK
- a CDS encoding 50S ribosomal protein L22, yielding MAGYSFSGYEKEKHARASARDVSISTKDAIEIAAFLRKKPLAKAKTTLERVLAFEQAIPYKRFTNGIGHRKGQIGAGRYPQKAAKAFLEVLKSVESNAQDKGLDTQKLNIIHINAHQASRPVHYGRHSGREMKRTHIEVVVGEAQ
- a CDS encoding 50S ribosomal protein L23 → MNPYEILNFPKTTEKAIRIMDSENKLVFSVKRTAKKPEIKKAVETAFKVKVERVRTLITPQGEKKAYITLTKDTPAMDLASDLGIM
- the rpmC gene encoding 50S ribosomal protein L29, which translates into the protein MNAKELAQLKNEELESKLKELRAELMKTQTQIATGSAPKSPGQVKHIKKTIARILTQLKKNNQ
- a CDS encoding 50S ribosomal protein L2, translated to MGKNLIQQARGKGSPRYRAPSFKYRGEAKHPLRSKELVEGTIIDLVHCRGHSAVLAACEYDNGEYRYAIAPEGVRVGDTVQVGSGAELKEGNVLPLGELPEGSLVCNIEGVPGDGGKFVRASGTFARVGSQLKDKVVVILPSKKRKIFHKNCRAMLGIVSGGGRTEKPLLKAGKAHFKAKAKNQLYPVVSGNAQNAVDHPFGNKRSSRKSKATPTSRNAPPGRKVGMIAARITGQKTGRSSGRRPPKGSRGKKKPENKKGKSALGKK
- a CDS encoding 50S ribosomal protein L4, coding for MKVKILGLDGKEKGEKQLPNHFSEAVRQDLIKRAVEAIQANRRQPYGAHPEAGKRQKGKLSRRRHNYKTSYGIGISRVPRKIMSHRGSRFNWVGAVAPGTVGGRRAHPPKAQKIWSKKINLKEKRKAIRSALAASLNKKLVEQRGHKVPENFPFIVDSALEEVQKTKELQEVFKALGLDKDLQRTKKTKNRAGVAALRGRKTRRAKGPLVVVSKECAALKTARNIPGVDVVTIDKVNCELLAPGADVGRLTLYTEGAVDALENLFVEVKK